From Haloglomus litoreum, the proteins below share one genomic window:
- a CDS encoding DUF7351 domain-containing protein, with translation MTEDSVSSPLEAAAGGDMERATGAFAALRNETRLAILLALWEAHDSMHPEEGIAFSELRERVGTRDSGQFNYHLEQLVGQFVRKVEDGYVLRRAGQKLVRTVIAGAGIEEPTLERTPMDVPCPACGGETAVLYEDEWLYHVCTECDGVFAGDGEQPDGYLTGAALDPAGFVDRTPEELWAAALNRGHQDVKTMLEGVCDECSGPVSTGLTVCEDHDEEGVCGNCGRAPAALVILSCSVCKNYHAITPRTLVMHHPAVISFFYERGVEIEYSLGDVERTRRWERLRNRNEDTIVSTDPPRVEVTVRHEGDELRLTLDEHAAVVTVEGG, from the coding sequence ATGACCGAGGACTCGGTGTCGTCGCCGCTGGAGGCGGCCGCGGGGGGCGACATGGAGCGTGCGACCGGGGCCTTCGCCGCGCTGCGCAACGAGACGCGGCTGGCGATCCTGCTGGCGCTCTGGGAGGCCCACGACTCGATGCACCCGGAGGAGGGCATCGCCTTCTCGGAGCTGCGCGAGCGGGTCGGCACGCGCGACTCCGGCCAGTTCAACTACCACCTCGAACAGCTCGTCGGGCAGTTCGTCCGCAAGGTCGAGGACGGCTACGTCCTCCGGCGCGCGGGGCAGAAGCTCGTCCGCACCGTCATCGCGGGGGCGGGCATCGAGGAGCCGACACTGGAGCGGACGCCCATGGACGTGCCCTGCCCCGCGTGCGGCGGCGAGACGGCCGTCCTGTACGAGGACGAGTGGCTCTACCACGTCTGCACGGAGTGCGACGGCGTGTTCGCCGGCGACGGTGAGCAGCCGGACGGCTACCTGACGGGGGCCGCGCTCGACCCGGCGGGATTCGTCGACCGGACCCCCGAGGAGCTGTGGGCGGCAGCCCTGAACCGCGGGCACCAGGACGTGAAGACGATGCTGGAGGGGGTCTGCGACGAGTGCTCCGGCCCGGTGTCGACGGGGCTCACCGTCTGCGAGGACCACGACGAGGAGGGAGTCTGTGGGAACTGCGGTCGCGCGCCGGCCGCGCTCGTCATCCTGTCCTGCTCCGTCTGCAAGAACTACCACGCCATCACGCCGCGAACGCTGGTCATGCACCACCCCGCCGTCATCTCCTTCTTCTACGAGCGCGGCGTCGAGATCGAGTACAGCCTGGGCGACGTGGAGCGAACGCGACGGTGGGAACGGCTGCGGAACCGGAACGAGGACACCATCGTCTCGACGGACCCGCCACGCGTCGAGGTGACCGTCCGCCACGAGGGGGACGAACTGCGCCTGACCCTGGACGAGCACGCCGCGGTCGTGACCGTCGAGGGGGGCTGA
- a CDS encoding helix-turn-helix domain-containing protein: MAKYSTGGRSGGASDSCELCGAEDRDLRTATVAGAKLDVCGECARHAEDDDGRGEEDEERERRRRAAHNTAKVNDARKGNPEHWEKGGTDYDDDPLPYLVRDYGDRLEDARQEAGLQTDELAGELGVDEADVLAVEQGRATRAGVGGSLITALEERLNVQLAEDT; this comes from the coding sequence ATGGCGAAGTACTCGACCGGGGGACGCAGCGGGGGCGCCAGCGACAGTTGCGAGCTGTGTGGCGCCGAGGACCGCGACCTCCGGACCGCGACCGTGGCGGGCGCGAAGCTGGATGTCTGTGGCGAGTGCGCCCGCCACGCCGAGGACGACGACGGCCGGGGCGAGGAGGACGAGGAGCGCGAGCGCCGGCGTCGGGCCGCTCATAACACCGCGAAGGTGAACGACGCCCGGAAGGGCAACCCCGAGCACTGGGAGAAGGGCGGCACCGACTACGACGACGACCCGCTCCCGTACCTCGTCCGCGACTACGGCGACCGGCTCGAGGACGCCCGCCAGGAGGCCGGGCTCCAGACCGACGAGCTCGCGGGCGAACTCGGCGTCGACGAGGCCGACGTGCTGGCCGTCGAACAGGGCCGCGCGACCCGCGCGGGCGTCGGCGGCTCGCTCATCACCGCGCTCGAGGAGCGACTCAACGTCCAGCTCGCCGAGGACACCTGA